From Trichomycterus rosablanca isolate fTriRos1 chromosome 18, fTriRos1.hap1, whole genome shotgun sequence, the proteins below share one genomic window:
- the hvcn1 gene encoding voltage-gated hydrogen channel 1, which produces MSRYLRFFTTVGDDNLHVASKWNDEEFHETSEVVEPAKHPLITQLTFRDALKRLFTSEKFQITVVCLVILDAVFVLCELLIDLSIIKADEHRVAPQVFHYLSLALLTFFMVELAGKLYAYRLEFFKHKFEVFDGIVVIVSFVLDIVYISKEDAFDGMGLLILLRLWRVARIVNGILLSVKNRAYHKVEQLREENDRLVQRVTDLQDQKSKLDQELSRLQSLLKQHGIQF; this is translated from the exons ATGTCCCGTTATCTGAGGTTTTTTACTACGGTGGGTGATGACAACCTTCATGTGGCGTCCAAGTGGAACGATGAGGAATTTCATGAGACCAGTGAGGTCGTGGAACCTGCAAAACATCCACTCATCACCCAGCTGACCTTCAGAGATGCACTAAAGAGACTCTTCACCTCAGAGAAGTTTCAG ATAACAGTTGTGTGCCTGGTGATCCTGGACGCCGTATTTGTGTTGTGTGAACTGCTCATCGACTTGTCAATAATTAAAGCAGACGAACACCGGGTCGCTCCTCAG GTGTTTCACTACCTGAGTCTGGCTCTGCTCACGTTCTTCATGGTGGAGCTGGCCGGGAAGCTCTACGCGTATCGGCTGGAGTTCTTCAAACACAAGTTCGAGGTGTTTGATGGGATTGTGGTGATCGTTTCTTTCGTCTTGGATATTGTGTACATCTCCAAAGAAGATGCCTTTGATGGCATGGGCCTCCTGATTCTGCTCAGGCTCTGGAGGGTGGCCAGGATCGTAAACG GAATTCTGTTATCAGTGAAGAACAGAGCGTACCACAAAGTAGAGCAGCTGAGAGAGGAGAACGATCGCCTCGTCCAGCGAGTCACAGACCTCCAAGACCAGAAAAGCAAATTG GATCAGGAGTTGAGTCGGTTACAGTCCCTCCTGAAACAGCATGGCATCCAGTTCTGA
- the tctn1 gene encoding tectonic-1, translated as MKKIVGSGQENITHIVSKETSELDKALSLTEHTETQSLSPGSDQPQSSGFTAARTEATEASAFTTAAPETPGTSGFITASPKSERISVSSLPLPLSGSLPQTLNQVSAVCPCNVQREECDINCCCDPDCTQEVALFTHCSVQKVTGDPKLCSQDAAVYTLTQTADGLSQVWTSVQPETNPDLLCVQSANYNKGMSFDTPTIPTEANFDSLFSQYVGFFFGSSSGDDGAQSPVQGNSSGYSYGDLIWTRAEDDQVAFFKLPASAGTANCLDTNPAAFLKDQTSGCTRSFTPQDCTTLEALNLRTYTNISVFSVRDSNAELVSVSVEQVTLQSLEGAHTLLEKDVAASDYQPVFPEAGEICNQVVLQVKYTVRFGDAGQILKVSASVVLGAVDKNTTPIEQKFQIQFVQETKSDATVRSSGNPGYVVGLPLVAGWRTAEGIIQSADPGGSLSVLKSSADQDCLSGSTQRSPVLFGRDVVSGCTFRLEDGANCSLITEAVLARLKGQSFPDHVASFGNSLPQNPMDWVPIENQTTTTSTQDCSIPVFYHLNVRWTKYGTLVNPQAQIVSVMETIQYNTSSLPSVSTGGGVVSVTSSVSFTDVSDSASPGFRAPPSIDAKLPFDFFFPFV; from the exons ATGAAGAAGATTgtgggttcaggtcaggagaacATCACACACATCGTGTCTAAAGAAACATCTGAGCTGGATAAAGCGCTCAGTTTAACGGAACACACAGAAACCCAGAGTTTATCACCCGGTTCAGATCAGCCACAGAGCTCCGGGTTCACCGCAGCCAGGACTGAAGCAACCGAGGCATCAGCGTTCACCACAGCTGCACCAGAAACACCTGGAACATCTGGATTCATCACAGCAAGCCCAAAATCAGAGCGGATCAGTGTCTCCTCTCTGCCCTTACCCCTGTCTGGTTCATTACCCCAAACTCTCAATCAAG tctcGGCGGTGTGTCCGTGTAACGTACAGAGAGAAGAGTGTGATATCAACTGCTGCTGTGATCCAGACTGTACTCAGGAGGTGGCTCTCTTCACCCACTGCTCAGTACAGAAAGTCAC TGGCGACCCTAAACTGTGCAGCCAGGATGCAGCCGTCTACACACTCACCCAAACCGCAGACGGGTTATCCCAAGTGTGGACGTCTGTCCAGCCCGAGACCAACCCTGACCTCCTCTGTGTCCAGTCTGCTAACT ATAATAAAGGAATGTCTTTTGACACTCCAACAATCCCCACCGAGGCGAATTTCGACAGTCTCTTCAGTCAGTATGTGGGATTCTTCTTCGGCTCATCGAGTGGGGATGACGGCGCACAATCTCCGGTACAGGGAAATTCCTCAGGATACTCG TATGGAGACCTCATCTGGACGAGGGCTGAAGATGATCAGGTTGCTTTCTTCAAGCTTCCAGCATCGGCTGGGACGGCAAACTGCTTAGATACAAACCCTGCAG CATTTCTGAAGGATCAGACGAGCGGATGTACGAGGAGCTTCACGCCGCAGGACTGTACCACGTTAGAGGCGCTGAACCTCAGGACGTACACCAACATCAGCGTTTTCTCC GTAAGGGACAGTAATGCTGAG ctggtaTCTGTATCAGTAGAACAGGTTACACTGCAGTCTCTGGAGGGAGCACACACACTGTTGGAGAAGGACGTCGCAGCTTCTGATTACCAGCCTGTGTTCCCGGAAGCTGGTGAGATATGTAACCAGGTGGTGCTGCAG GTGAAGTACACGGTGAGATTTGGTGACGCCGGTCAGATTCTGAAAGTCTCGGCGTCTGTGGTTCTCGGTGCGGTGGATAAAAACACGACGCCGATAGAGCAGAAGTTTCAGATACAGTTTGTTCAG GAGACGAAAAGCGACGCCACTGTCCGCTCCAGTGGGAACCCTGGTTATGTGGTTGGGCTCCCTCTTGTGGCAGGATGGAGAACTGCAGA AGGGATTATTCAGAGCGCTGATCCAGGCGGATCTCTCAGTGTGCTGAAGAGTTCTGCAGATCAGGATTGTCTGTCCGGGTCGACCCAGCGCTCGCCTGTGCTGTTCGGAAGAGACGTGGTGTCAGGATGCACCTTCAG GCTGGAGGACGGAGCGAACTGTTCACTGATCACCGAGGCTGTTTTAGCGAGACTGAAAGGCCAAAGTTTTCCTGATCATGTGGCTTCGTTTGGAAATTCTCTTCCTCAAAACCCCATGGACTGGGTTCCTATAGAGAATCAAACCACAACCACG AGCACACAGGATTGCAGCATTCCAGTATTTTATCACCTTAATGTAAGATGGACCAAGTACGGTACCTTGGTGAATCCCCAAGCCCAGATAGTGAGTGTAATGGAAACGATCCAGTACAACACCAGCTCCTTG CCGTCTGTCTCCACCGGTGGAGGCGTCGTCTCCGTCACCAGTTCTGTAAGCTTCACCGATGTCTCCGACTCAGCCAGTCCAGGATTCAGAGCTCCTCCAAGCATCGACGCCAAGCTTCCGTTTGACTTCTTCTTCCCGTTTGTTTGA
- the pptc7b gene encoding protein phosphatase PTC7 homolog: MLSVLSYSRIVARAVLGGLSQTDNRDYKLITATCGFGKDFRKGILKKGTSYGDDACFTARHRTADVLGVADGVGGWRDYGVDPSQFSETLMRTCEWLVKEGRFTPSNPVGILTSAYYELLQNKVPLLGSSTACIVVLDRTKHQIHTCNLGDSGFLVVRGGEVVHRSDEQQHYFNTPFQLSIVPAEAEGAVLSDSPEMADRSSFDVQLGDIILTATDGLFDNMPDYMILQELKKLKNANYDSVQQTARSIAEQAHELAYDPNYMSPFAQFACDNGLNVRGGKPDDITVLLSIVAEYTD; the protein is encoded by the exons ATGCTGTCGGTACTGTCGTACAGTCGGATCGTAGCTCGAGCGGTGCTGGGCGGACTGTCTCAGACCGATAACCGCGATTATAAACTCATCACCGCGACCTGCGGATTCGGGAAGGATTTCCGTAAAGGAATACTGAAGAAAGGGACGAGCTACGGGGACGATGCGTGTTTCACCGCCAGACACCGAACCGCCGACGTTCTCG GTGTGGCGGACGGAGTGGGCGGATGGCGAGATTACGGCGTCGACCCGTCCCAGTTTTCGGAGACCCTGATGAGGACGTGCGAGTGGCTGGTGAAGGAGGGGCGCTTCACCCCCAGCAACCCGGTGGGCATCCTCACCTCGGCTTACTACGAGCTGCTGCAGAACAAAGTTCCTCTGCTGG GCAGCAGTACGGCGTGTATCGTGGTGCTGGACCGGACGAAGCATCAGATACACACCTGTAACCTTGGCGACTCGGGGTTCCTGGTGGTCCGGGGAGGAGAGGTGGTCCATCGGTCTGACGAGCAGCAGCACTACTTCAACACGCCCTTCCAGCTGTCCATCGTCCCCGCGGAGGCCGAGGGGGCGGTGCTGAGCGACAG CCCCGAGATGGCGGACAGGTCGTCGTTCGACGTCCAGCTGGGGGACATCATCCTCACGGCCACGGACGGGCTGTTCGACAACATGCCCGACTACATGATCCTGCAGGAGCTCAAGAAGCTCAAG AACGCGAACTACGACAGCGTCCAGCAGACGGCGCGCAGCATAGCCGAGCAGGCGCACGAGCTCGCCTACGACCCCAACTACATGTCGCCCTTCGCCCAGTTCGCCTGCGACAACGGCCTGAACGTCAGAG GAGGTAAACCCGACGACATCACGGTGCTGCTCTCCATCGTGGCCGAGTACACGGACTGA